The proteins below come from a single Holdemania massiliensis genomic window:
- a CDS encoding aspartate kinase: MIVAKFGGSSLADAQQFKKVKAIVETDPERQIVVCSAAGRRWKKDNKITDLLYLCHAHLQYSVSCDPLFELIRQRFYEIRDELQVTVDLEQPLAELREKMRQGISQDELVSRGEWLTSKLMAAYLGWPFVDAAEVIRFGYDGKIDHNLTRQLIQAQIQQTEKFVIPGFYGALPNGKIKVMARGGSDITGSLLASALSARLYENWTDVSGILMADPRIIEHPVQIERITYSELRELSYMGANVLHEDAIYPVKDANIPIVIRNTNQPENPGTQIVDHVDPQQEDRSRFVTGIAGKKDFTVITMYRHNASNEVGLLKRALEVLEKYRISVEHVPSGIDNFSIVVSSAAVADSLYEIAAQLKQVCECDDIKVVSNLSLIAVVGRNMALQCGISGQLFQTLGAHQINIRMIAQGSDEINIIVGVENEDFDRAIQVLYAAFAPKRGRKQE, translated from the coding sequence ATGATCGTTGCAAAATTTGGAGGTTCTTCCCTGGCCGATGCCCAGCAGTTTAAAAAGGTCAAAGCCATTGTGGAAACGGATCCGGAGCGTCAGATTGTTGTCTGCAGCGCGGCGGGCCGGCGATGGAAAAAGGATAATAAAATCACGGATCTGCTTTATTTGTGTCATGCCCATCTGCAGTATTCGGTTTCCTGCGATCCGCTCTTTGAATTAATTCGCCAGCGGTTTTATGAAATCCGTGATGAATTGCAAGTAACTGTGGATCTGGAGCAGCCTTTAGCTGAGCTCAGGGAGAAGATGCGTCAGGGCATCAGTCAGGATGAGCTGGTATCACGTGGGGAATGGCTGACGTCCAAGCTGATGGCTGCTTATCTGGGCTGGCCGTTTGTCGATGCGGCCGAGGTGATCCGGTTTGGCTATGACGGCAAGATTGATCACAACCTCACCCGTCAGCTGATCCAGGCGCAGATCCAGCAAACGGAAAAGTTTGTCATTCCCGGCTTTTACGGGGCTTTGCCCAATGGCAAAATCAAGGTTATGGCACGCGGCGGTTCGGATATCACCGGCAGTCTTTTAGCCTCAGCGCTGTCTGCTCGGCTGTATGAAAACTGGACGGATGTCAGCGGAATTCTGATGGCGGATCCGCGGATTATCGAACATCCGGTTCAGATTGAGCGAATTACCTACAGTGAACTTCGCGAATTATCCTATATGGGAGCCAATGTGCTGCATGAGGATGCGATCTATCCGGTGAAGGACGCGAACATTCCAATCGTGATCCGCAATACGAATCAGCCGGAAAATCCCGGCACGCAGATCGTCGATCACGTCGATCCACAACAGGAGGATCGCTCCCGTTTTGTCACCGGCATCGCCGGGAAAAAAGACTTCACTGTCATCACGATGTACCGTCACAATGCGTCCAATGAAGTCGGCTTGCTGAAGCGGGCGCTGGAAGTGCTGGAAAAGTATCGGATCAGCGTTGAGCATGTTCCTTCAGGGATCGATAATTTCTCAATCGTTGTTTCCAGTGCGGCAGTGGCCGATAGTTTGTATGAAATCGCAGCTCAGCTGAAGCAGGTATGTGAATGCGATGATATCAAGGTTGTAAGCAATCTAAGTCTGATCGCGGTCGTGGGACGCAATATGGCGCTGCAGTGCGGAATTTCCGGTCAGCTGTTTCAAACGCTGGGCGCTCATCAGATCAACATTCGGATGATTGCACAGGGTTCGGATGAAATCAACATCATCGTCGGCGTGGAAAATGAAGACTTTGACCGCGCGATCCAGGTTCTGTATGCGGCGTTTGCGCCGAAGCGAGGGAGGAAGCAGGAATGA
- a CDS encoding aspartate-semialdehyde dehydrogenase: MKACRIAILGATGAVGRTMLQVLEEQTDWEIGEVRLLASPRSAGQTLLFKGQPLTLEAVTETSFEGMDVVLGAVENDLAKRWAPWIVKAGAVFVDNSSAFRLDPEVPLVIPQINPQDIQRHQGIIANPNCATILALMAVAPIYRRSRITRMMVSTYQAVSGAGAAGLAELKRQITELEAGKAATVETFPAQIAYNLIPQIGGFNEAGYSSEEMKLNDEGQKILHDPELRVSCTCVRVPVLRCHSESIYLETEAFLSLDEVRQALEEAEGVVLNEQPYPTPLRCTDQDLVEVGRLRRDLTCEKGIALWCCGDQLRKGAATNAVEIVREWWKSVQSSN; the protein is encoded by the coding sequence ATGAAAGCATGTCGAATAGCGATCTTGGGAGCCACGGGTGCGGTTGGCCGCACAATGCTTCAGGTCTTGGAAGAACAAACGGATTGGGAAATCGGTGAAGTCCGGCTGTTGGCCAGTCCGCGCAGCGCGGGTCAGACGCTGTTGTTTAAAGGTCAGCCGCTGACCCTTGAAGCGGTAACAGAAACAAGCTTTGAGGGAATGGATGTCGTGTTGGGCGCGGTCGAGAATGATCTGGCCAAACGCTGGGCGCCTTGGATCGTGAAAGCCGGCGCTGTGTTTGTCGACAACAGCAGTGCGTTCCGCTTGGATCCTGAAGTGCCGTTAGTCATTCCGCAGATCAATCCGCAGGATATTCAAAGACATCAGGGGATTATAGCCAACCCCAACTGTGCGACGATTCTGGCTTTGATGGCCGTGGCTCCAATTTATCGGCGGTCCCGGATCACACGGATGATGGTCTCGACCTACCAAGCTGTTTCCGGAGCCGGAGCGGCAGGGCTGGCTGAACTAAAGCGGCAGATCACGGAACTCGAAGCCGGGAAAGCCGCAACCGTCGAAACGTTTCCAGCGCAGATCGCGTATAATCTCATCCCGCAGATCGGCGGATTTAACGAAGCGGGTTACAGCTCGGAGGAAATGAAGCTGAATGATGAAGGTCAGAAAATCCTTCATGATCCAGAATTGCGCGTCAGCTGTACCTGCGTGCGGGTTCCGGTGCTGCGGTGTCATTCCGAATCGATTTACCTGGAAACTGAAGCCTTCCTCAGTCTTGATGAAGTACGTCAGGCCCTGGAAGAAGCCGAAGGGGTTGTGCTTAACGAACAGCCTTATCCGACTCCGCTGCGCTGTACGGATCAGGATTTAGTCGAAGTCGGCCGGCTGCGCAGGGATTTGACTTGTGAAAAGGGAATCGCCTTGTGGTGCTGCGGCGATCAGCTGCGCAAGGGTGCCGCGACCAACGCGGTCGAAATTGTCCGTGAATGGTGGAAATCCGTTCAGTCTTCCAACTGA
- a CDS encoding HAD family hydrolase gives MKTYTHLVFDIDGTLLNTEMAVLHSLQWALQQHGIARSVEQLRFALGIPGKDALVRFDLDHPEQVLRQWDAKYIEYLQEVTIFDGIVPLLQTLRKHRVACGVITSKTQIELAQDFQVLGLQPYFDVIITADDTQKHKPDGEPMRMYLKRSGAEAAETIYIGDADYDLQCAHHAGCDSALAVWGRSDRPSTQPTWTLYQVSDVLKLAGLDWDCLDRTSNQ, from the coding sequence ATGAAAACCTACACCCATTTGGTCTTTGATATTGACGGCACGCTGCTGAATACGGAAATGGCGGTGCTGCATTCCCTGCAATGGGCCTTGCAGCAGCATGGAATTGCGCGGTCAGTTGAGCAGCTTCGGTTTGCCCTGGGCATTCCCGGGAAGGATGCGTTAGTGCGTTTCGATCTGGATCATCCTGAACAAGTGCTGCGGCAATGGGATGCGAAGTATATCGAATATCTTCAGGAAGTGACGATCTTTGACGGAATTGTGCCGCTGCTTCAAACGCTGCGGAAGCATCGCGTTGCCTGCGGCGTCATCACTTCCAAAACCCAAATTGAGCTGGCCCAGGATTTTCAGGTGTTAGGCCTGCAGCCGTATTTTGATGTCATCATCACTGCCGATGATACGCAGAAGCATAAACCGGATGGCGAGCCGATGCGGATGTATCTGAAACGCAGCGGGGCTGAAGCCGCAGAAACGATTTATATCGGAGATGCGGATTACGATCTGCAATGTGCCCATCATGCCGGCTGTGACAGTGCTCTGGCTGTTTGGGGCCGAAGCGATCGTCCCTCCACGCAGCCGACCTGGACGCTGTATCAGGTCAGCGATGTTCTGAAGCTGGCCGGACTGGATTGGGATTGTTTGGACCGGACTTCCAATCAATAA
- a CDS encoding ROK family protein: protein MADAATLKQLNLQKIRNAFLVGEPFSKTELAEKTGLSFPTVGKIIDEMVNSHQLQIVGMRNSSGGRCSRIYQYNSDFRNAIALILEGQRLDWFVLDSLGMTKNQGRIEIESDLDLFDTLAGLLLQARRQEPSLCCFCLGIAANTNGETVQQSFEYPQLKGVNLLKELECVSGLKGSLGNDMWISAEGCWQRCRMNDQTTLISFYLGSCGFGSSFVIGGKTLKGAHQVAGEIELLPWIRKEGLNMNAWPETLPKAILHCILTYAIITDPDFIQLYTHPFFIQHFDEIQTQLNTCFTGVQPPVLLLSDDFRADYEIGLSRRAMQLMNTMESSL, encoded by the coding sequence ATGGCTGATGCCGCAACGCTTAAACAGCTCAATCTGCAGAAAATTCGGAATGCTTTTCTGGTGGGAGAGCCTTTCAGCAAGACCGAACTGGCTGAAAAAACCGGATTGAGCTTTCCAACGGTTGGCAAAATCATTGATGAGATGGTCAATTCACACCAGCTGCAGATTGTCGGCATGCGGAATTCCTCCGGCGGCCGATGCAGCCGGATTTATCAATACAATTCCGATTTTCGCAATGCGATTGCCCTGATTCTGGAAGGACAGCGGCTAGATTGGTTTGTTCTGGACAGTCTGGGGATGACGAAAAACCAGGGAAGAATTGAAATCGAATCCGATTTGGATCTGTTTGATACCCTCGCCGGTCTGCTTCTGCAGGCCCGCCGTCAGGAACCCTCGCTGTGCTGCTTCTGTTTGGGCATCGCCGCCAACACCAACGGCGAAACCGTTCAGCAGAGCTTTGAATATCCGCAGCTCAAGGGTGTTAATCTGTTAAAAGAGCTGGAGTGTGTCAGCGGCTTAAAGGGTTCCTTAGGCAACGACATGTGGATTTCGGCGGAAGGCTGCTGGCAGCGCTGCCGGATGAACGATCAGACGACGCTGATCAGTTTCTATTTGGGCAGCTGCGGTTTCGGCTCAAGCTTTGTTATCGGCGGAAAAACGCTCAAGGGCGCGCATCAGGTTGCCGGTGAAATTGAACTGCTGCCCTGGATCCGCAAGGAAGGCTTGAACATGAACGCCTGGCCGGAAACTTTGCCGAAGGCGATCCTGCACTGCATTCTGACCTATGCGATTATTACCGATCCGGATTTCATTCAGCTTTATACGCATCCGTTTTTTATCCAGCATTTCGATGAAATTCAGACCCAGTTAAACACCTGTTTTACCGGTGTCCAGCCGCCGGTCTTACTGCTTTCCGATGATTTCCGGGCAGATTATGAGATCGGCCTGAGCCGCAGAGCCATGCAGCTGATGAACACCATGGAGAGCTCGTTATGA
- a CDS encoding AAA family ATPase — protein sequence MLEEHEFYLRQIRLHEDAKDHPAEYPLTIPLFKHFQALTLHQPLTFITGDNGTGKSTLIEAIAVGMGFNPEGGTRNFQFATRETHSSLHEALTLVKGVRHCRDGFFFRAESFYNVASEIENIAAEDSRMLNSYGGVSLHKMSHGESYLTLLRSRLFGRGFYIFDEPESALSPTGQFAMLAIMNDLIQEDSQLVIATHSPILLACPHAEILEIQDDELVAVSYDQSQTVNLYRRFLNNPNMIRQILE from the coding sequence ATGTTGGAAGAACATGAATTCTATCTGCGCCAGATCCGCCTTCATGAAGACGCAAAGGATCATCCTGCAGAATATCCGCTGACGATTCCGCTTTTCAAACACTTTCAGGCCCTGACGCTCCATCAGCCTTTAACGTTTATCACCGGGGATAACGGTACAGGGAAGTCCACGTTAATCGAAGCGATTGCGGTCGGAATGGGCTTTAATCCCGAAGGAGGAACGCGCAATTTCCAGTTTGCCACGCGGGAAACACATTCCTCTCTGCATGAAGCGCTGACGCTGGTCAAAGGTGTCCGGCATTGTCGGGATGGTTTTTTCTTCCGGGCGGAAAGCTTTTACAATGTAGCCTCTGAAATTGAGAACATCGCCGCTGAGGACAGCCGTATGCTCAACAGCTACGGCGGAGTTTCACTGCATAAAATGTCCCATGGTGAAAGCTATCTGACGTTGCTGCGCAGCCGGCTGTTCGGCCGCGGCTTTTATATTTTCGACGAACCGGAATCGGCGCTCTCGCCGACGGGTCAATTTGCAATGCTGGCGATAATGAATGATCTGATTCAGGAAGATTCTCAGCTGGTCATCGCCACGCATTCGCCGATCCTGCTGGCCTGTCCGCATGCCGAGATTCTGGAAATCCAGGATGATGAGCTGGTAGCAGTGAGCTATGATCAGTCGCAGACCGTTAATTTATACCGCCGGTTTCTGAATAACCCCAACATGATCCGGCAGATTCTGGAATAA
- a CDS encoding LysR family transcriptional regulator — MDFRTLSYFVEVCRQASFAKAAKAAYISPQGLHKAIRLLEQELKTPLFVKTDSGRQLTPAGECLYEFAVRTLEEYNDTLEKLEDLTRPKTNQLRIGFSYGTIGSLGINTLVEFRQHHPHIEILHEDLPDLRCEQKLLEKQLDLAVTVAPFDQAHFHTQPLFSEPFHFWINRQNPLSHRAQITFHDLRDQRLMMVGKEFKSYAFLIQGCRRLGFRPNVVLTTSEMELLRQFVCDNHGIALTVEHETRLPASEVFTSVPFADQVWSYGVSWLKNHKLTEAEKTLIGYFQTCAQVLEASALPSSISV; from the coding sequence ATGGATTTTCGAACTTTGAGCTATTTTGTTGAAGTGTGCCGGCAGGCTTCTTTCGCTAAAGCGGCTAAGGCTGCCTATATTTCACCGCAGGGTCTGCACAAAGCCATCCGGCTTTTGGAACAGGAATTAAAAACACCGCTGTTTGTCAAAACGGACAGTGGCCGTCAGCTGACGCCGGCGGGTGAATGTTTATATGAATTTGCCGTGCGGACGCTGGAGGAGTATAACGATACGTTGGAAAAACTGGAAGATCTCACCCGGCCAAAAACCAATCAGCTGCGGATCGGCTTTTCCTATGGTACAATCGGTTCCCTGGGCATCAATACCCTTGTCGAATTCCGGCAGCATCATCCGCACATCGAGATTCTTCATGAGGACTTGCCGGATCTGCGCTGTGAACAGAAGCTGCTTGAAAAACAGCTGGATCTCGCCGTCACCGTAGCGCCTTTTGATCAGGCTCATTTTCATACCCAGCCCCTGTTCAGCGAACCGTTTCATTTCTGGATTAACCGCCAAAATCCCTTATCCCATAGAGCTCAGATCACATTCCACGATCTGCGGGATCAAAGACTCATGATGGTGGGCAAGGAATTTAAATCTTATGCCTTTTTAATTCAGGGCTGCCGCCGCCTGGGATTTCGTCCCAATGTCGTGCTGACAACTTCCGAAATGGAGCTGCTCCGACAGTTTGTCTGCGATAATCATGGGATAGCGCTGACCGTCGAACATGAAACCCGGCTGCCGGCCTCGGAAGTTTTTACCAGCGTTCCATTTGCCGATCAGGTTTGGAGCTACGGTGTTTCTTGGTTAAAAAACCATAAGCTGACCGAAGCGGAAAAAACGCTGATCGGTTATTTCCAGACCTGCGCTCAGGTGCTTGAAGCTTCTGCGCTTCCCTCTTCCATTTCTGTTTAA
- a CDS encoding FAD-dependent oxidoreductase, whose translation MNQNHKITSGISRRDFLKGAAASAVGFAAAGLLTGCESQTAPSASPCPEAIAPTTQFAWETAPDPIPDDQIKATVESDIVVVGGGFSGLCCALSAREAGAEVVLIERMRQVIGRGGSIFAINSKLTREKGYALSEEEISKIYKRMMGYHSYRIDGSKWMLHAKRSGEAMDWLIDHMTSASQVGGHDLTPVMEHWYSDPEDVNGEFPGTHEFLGGPNGKGPDDNPQQDVCDNMAAYCAQAGVDMRYENAAKQLVKEKGRVIGVICTNADNEYVKYIARKGVVMATGDFGADAEMLEKYIPWALQAGRGGIWEGSGHKMSYWAGAAVDKSETPTPMIFCFQWRSITRQVRAFQGLMVNSDGVRYTNEDNVISHGGLSLMHEKGHHAYAIWDRAYASEPQWQNHRYVDGPKVFENEQEVIEYWDEIVASSGTIEMNGSGSIDVKMVKADTLEELVEKLGLPKETTLATIERYNGYCEQGVDEEFYKRKELLLPIKTGPFYGIQCTPWFLSTVGGIRCNDHMQVMNAENEVIEGLYCVGSMVGDMYCNCYSTHFPGHNLGATCLTFGYLTGKYLAEEA comes from the coding sequence ATGAATCAAAACCACAAAATAACCAGCGGCATTTCACGCCGGGATTTCCTGAAAGGAGCTGCTGCCAGTGCTGTCGGCTTTGCCGCCGCAGGACTTTTGACTGGATGTGAAAGTCAGACCGCACCGTCCGCTTCGCCTTGTCCTGAGGCCATAGCCCCAACGACGCAGTTTGCCTGGGAAACGGCGCCGGATCCGATCCCGGACGATCAGATTAAAGCGACAGTAGAAAGTGATATCGTTGTTGTCGGCGGGGGATTCAGCGGGTTGTGCTGCGCCCTGTCTGCTCGTGAAGCCGGAGCAGAGGTTGTTCTAATTGAACGGATGCGTCAGGTCATCGGCCGCGGCGGTTCTATTTTCGCGATCAATTCTAAGCTGACCCGGGAAAAGGGATATGCGCTGAGCGAGGAAGAAATCAGCAAGATTTATAAGCGCATGATGGGCTACCATTCATACCGTATTGACGGCAGCAAGTGGATGCTGCACGCCAAGCGCAGCGGTGAGGCGATGGACTGGCTGATCGATCACATGACCTCAGCGAGCCAGGTCGGAGGACATGATCTGACACCGGTTATGGAGCACTGGTATTCGGATCCGGAAGATGTCAACGGAGAATTCCCGGGAACGCATGAATTTTTAGGCGGACCCAATGGCAAAGGACCGGATGATAACCCGCAGCAGGACGTCTGCGACAACATGGCCGCCTACTGCGCTCAGGCCGGGGTGGATATGCGCTATGAAAACGCCGCAAAGCAGCTGGTCAAAGAAAAGGGGCGGGTCATCGGCGTGATCTGCACCAATGCGGACAATGAATACGTGAAGTATATCGCACGCAAAGGCGTCGTCATGGCGACTGGGGATTTTGGTGCGGATGCAGAAATGCTGGAAAAATATATTCCGTGGGCGCTGCAGGCTGGACGGGGCGGAATCTGGGAAGGCTCCGGACATAAAATGAGTTATTGGGCAGGGGCTGCCGTGGATAAAAGTGAAACGCCGACGCCGATGATTTTCTGTTTCCAATGGCGCAGCATCACCCGTCAGGTTCGGGCTTTCCAGGGTCTGATGGTCAACAGCGACGGTGTCCGCTACACCAACGAGGACAACGTAATCTCCCACGGCGGATTATCCTTGATGCATGAAAAGGGACATCATGCCTATGCGATTTGGGATCGTGCCTATGCCTCTGAACCGCAGTGGCAGAACCATCGTTATGTCGACGGGCCGAAGGTTTTTGAAAATGAACAGGAAGTCATCGAGTATTGGGATGAAATCGTTGCCAGCTCCGGCACGATTGAAATGAACGGCTCCGGTTCCATCGACGTGAAAATGGTCAAAGCCGACACGCTGGAGGAACTGGTGGAGAAGCTGGGATTGCCGAAAGAAACCACACTTGCGACAATCGAACGCTATAACGGATACTGCGAGCAGGGCGTAGACGAAGAATTCTACAAACGGAAGGAACTGCTGCTGCCGATCAAAACCGGACCTTTCTACGGCATCCAATGTACGCCATGGTTTTTATCCACGGTAGGAGGAATCCGCTGCAACGATCACATGCAGGTCATGAACGCCGAAAATGAAGTGATCGAAGGCTTATACTGCGTCGGCTCAATGGTCGGCGATATGTACTGCAACTGTTATTCCACGCATTTCCCTGGCCATAATCTGGGTGCAACCTGTCTGACCTTTGGCTATCTGACAGGCAAATATCTAGCTGAAGAGGCCTGA
- a CDS encoding MerR family transcriptional regulator, whose amino-acid sequence MLTIGEFSKICRVSPKTLRYYEAIGLLQPRLVNPTTGYRFYAADQLETMRLINHLKAYSFTLEEIKLLVVTLSGKPEDLTAALTEKKQELRRQAEQLTQQLQQLDRDIQNLHDGHSLFANDDEIPVQLTEVADSELLSWRLMVQEQAFPQAYKQGFGTLLEKLRTQGLTMSWAPMVLFHDAQFSDEGLDTEFAVPVAETTPETRLFQPGLCLKTVVSGIQADFAAVYARLIHTAQVQGYHNSGPLFEVYLSDPQDHPETLITEVYYPVTKNKMKRGENDGFPENEGFE is encoded by the coding sequence ATGTTGACGATCGGCGAATTTTCTAAAATCTGCCGCGTATCGCCGAAAACCCTGCGCTATTATGAAGCCATCGGTTTGCTTCAGCCCAGACTCGTAAATCCGACGACAGGGTATCGTTTTTACGCTGCCGATCAGCTTGAAACGATGCGGCTGATCAATCATCTCAAGGCGTACAGCTTCACGCTGGAAGAAATTAAGCTGCTCGTTGTCACGTTAAGCGGTAAGCCGGAGGATCTAACCGCGGCCCTGACCGAGAAAAAACAGGAGCTGCGGCGGCAGGCGGAACAGCTCACGCAGCAGCTGCAGCAGTTAGACAGGGATATCCAAAATCTCCATGACGGCCATTCGCTGTTTGCCAATGACGATGAAATTCCGGTTCAGCTGACGGAAGTTGCCGACAGCGAGCTTTTATCCTGGCGGCTGATGGTTCAGGAACAAGCCTTTCCCCAAGCCTATAAACAGGGCTTTGGAACCTTGTTAGAAAAGCTTCGGACACAGGGCTTAACGATGAGCTGGGCACCGATGGTCCTGTTTCACGACGCGCAGTTTTCAGATGAAGGTCTGGATACAGAGTTTGCGGTTCCGGTAGCGGAAACAACTCCTGAAACCCGGCTTTTTCAGCCCGGACTTTGCCTAAAGACAGTTGTCAGCGGCATTCAGGCGGATTTTGCGGCAGTGTATGCCCGGCTGATCCATACGGCCCAGGTTCAGGGTTATCACAACTCAGGTCCGTTGTTTGAAGTTTATTTATCCGATCCTCAAGACCATCCGGAAACCCTGATTACCGAAGTCTATTACCCAGTCACGAAAAACAAAATGAAAAGAGGAGAGAACGATGGATTCCCAGAAAATGAAGGCTTTGAATGA